The region AGATATCGCCAACCTACGACATTACAAACTGTGTCATGGATGGGTGCTAACTAGAAGAGAATATAAGTATGTGACCATTTTCACTGCAGTGAGAAGGGGTCGGTCGGTCACCTTTGTGTTCTTGTAGAACTCAGAGGAAGTAAGGGTTTCAAAAAAACTTCCACCCACTGATGCAGCTTCATCTGATTCTGAATCAGTGGTGGTTTCTACCCTGCCAGATGACGTTCTTCTGAATGTGAAAGAGCCTAACCTAGCTGCTAGATTGGCCACAGGTGATCCAACTGCAGAACCAGCTGTTCCGTTACCTGAAGCATCAGACTGatgcagaggagaagaagaagcagttATAGTCAGACATGCACGAGCGTGAAAATAATCAGTTCCACAACTGACATTACAAATAAAGTTTATAACTTTCTGCAATTGTAGTGCATTACTTTGTTTTAAACTACCTACCTTTCTAATCATTCTGAATTTACTTAAAGGTCAGCATTTCAGTGATGTGAAGATGCATTTTGACAAGAGCTTAGAAAGGTGAATGACTCGATGGACAGTCCAATGATATCAGGCCTAGGTTAAGGTCATGATCAGAGCTCTCCATTTCCCTTCAGACACAATTGATAAAATATTCAAATATGTGGCTCAATGCTTTTAATGAGCATTGAGCCACATATTTGAATATTTTATCAATTGTGTCTGAAGGGAAGTCCAATTGAACAGTGTTCTTAGAATATATCGGAACTGAAAGCGTATCTTCCAAAGTTACCCTCTAGACAAACAACGAGACAAAAAAGTTTTCCACCAAGAGGTTCATCTTGTTACTTCTAGATCTACCATTGTGATTTTGAATGTAAAATGGAATTCATTTGGTTTAGATGAGGATAATATTGATCAAAGCTGCAAACATATCTACATGTTTTGACTAATGATTCACGGATTCATGGTGATCAAACCGATCTAGCTATATAAAAAAGAATTGAACTGAAGAGAGGGAGAGATGTATAAACCTGATGAAGCAACCACATTGCAATACCAGCAAATTCCACAATACCGATGTATTTGTCTATCCAAGTAGCATCCTCTGGAGCATCGACGTTTCTTATGGGTGCGCTCAAAATTTTATTTTTGGATAATGTCTCAACAGTATCAGCAAGGCTGGCATCCGAAGGTATCTCGATCACTGCACGAAGAAATATCATGGTAGACATTTAGAATTCAGAGTGACTATGAGACAATATGTGTTAAAAGTACATGTTCTGTATATTATTGTTTACAGCCATACATTTCAGTAAAATTATGGCCTTACAAAACCATGGTATCGGCTATTAAAAATATCAAGATATTCGATTTAGTAATGACATATCTATATTAAATAACATGCAACTGTGTTGAACCTATCTGATAATGTAACTCCATCACTTCAAAATCCacttgtagtgtgtgtgtgtgtgtatatatctatatctctctctctatatatagggaAAATACATACTACCATATAGTGGTAGTTACCTCTGTTCTCAGCGCCGTCCGATCTCATCTCTGGTGTGGCTATTGATTAACGGGTTGGTTGTGAAAATAGGCTCTCTTTTTCCACTTCGCCCGATAAGAAAAAGCGCCCGTACAGTTCCGACTATCATGCTTGGATATTATTTAATCACCTCACAACAGCAGGCATGCAGGACGTTTCGTGGCATCTCACCATTAGGAGATCAATGGATCCAATAATGGCGGAACTAAATTTTGTTACGGCCTATGTTTTAAAGGCGTCCGTAAGGCgacgcctaggcgacgcctaggcgtcgaGGCGCCCCCCCAGCGCTTTGCGCTTTAGGCGCCTAGGCGTCCGCTTTAGgcgcctaggcgtcgcctaggcgtcGAAGCGCCCCCCCAGCGCCTTAAAGCAAGgcgtcgccttaaaaacataggTTACGGCAGTCGCCGACTCGCCGGCAATTGCAGCCGATTAGGATTAGGAGCATGGATGCATGTCGCAAGGTATTCATCAGGCAAACAAAATCTTCTAGTCTCTTCCTGATTTGTTTCTTATCTAATATGAATTCATCGTTGATCTAGAGCATGGGCATACCTACGAAGATCCAGATGTGATGATAAGGAACAACGAGCAAGGCGACCGCAAGCCGACCAAGTGCGCAGTCACAGGAAGAGACCATCTTCGTACAGTAATTTCTTCTCGGACTGTATGCCGGTGTCATGGCGTCACCACCGTGGAGCCGTCGCCACGGCCGGCCGGCCGCTCCTATGTGATTGGTGGCTTCCTACGATGATGTATGGAACTACTATTATACTAAACATACCGCATGCTCAACCAGCCGCCGTCAACATGCGCTCTCCACCACGGCCGCCACTGCCGCCGTTGAAGAGCTCACCACTGCCTGCTACATCGACCCTATATGATCTTGGACGTGTCCACCCCAGCTATCATCACGTCTAGCACTACATGAGTCCCAATCCAATTCTCTAGTTACAGATCAGTATACGTACGTGCATGAGAAAGCATCATCACAAAGTCCAAGAAAGCTATGTGCTCAAAGTTTTGTTCCAATGTTGTCTCTTCTAGCCGACTGATGTTCTAGCTAGTAGTTACAGTTGCTTGAAGATGTAGTATCTTGGCAGATTTTTCAATTTTGCAATCTTGTACTTGTACGTGAAAACAGAATAGAACAAACACATGCATACTCTAGTATATTTGATCAGTATCAAGATGTACTTCTTTTTATTGAGATACTCCTCTTAGCATATCTATTTTTTGTAGGAAGATACTCTTTATTTTGGAAAATATACTCCTTATTTGGACATACTCCATACTTTATACTCCTTTTTAGAGATACTCCATACTACATACTCTACAAAGTACATATTCCTATAGAATAGTAGTATATTATATACTCCATTCTACGAAGTACATATTCCTATAGAATAGTAGTATATTATATACTCCATTCTTTCATTGAAATAATAGTATATTATATACTTCATACTCTGATTACATGTCCTAGATTAGTGAAATACTCTATACTTCATACTTTCTTAGAAGGAATATACTCCATACTTTCTTAACAAGATACAACATACTACATACTCCATACTTTCTTGAAAGGAAAATACTTCATACTTTCTTAACAGGATATGTACAACATACTACACTCCATATTTTCCTAAACGGAAGATACTCCATACTTTCGTAACAGAATACAACATACTGCATACACATTAATTTCATATAAAATTACTACATTTTCGTTGCAAAAAAAAAACTCCATTCTATATACTCCTTTGAGCGTTCACTCTCTTTAAAAATCACTCCATTCTATATACTCCCACTTTGGATGTACACAAAGTAAGAATGACAATATCACCATATAATTAATCCTTGCCGGCGGCATATATGGCCATACTTTTTTTTGTGGAAAATAGTCTTTTTTATGATATACTCCAATATTGTATTGCTACAAATACAGTCCACTACAAATACTCTATTTAATTCCTCGTACTAAAGATTTTCCTTCCGCCAGGAATAATAGGCGCCACGTCCACACATGCTTATCCAATAAACAATGTGATACAAGAACGTTACCTAGAATTGAGGAAGTAGTTCAACAACTTGCCGGATTATTTAATAATTAAACTAAATTAGTTGCTCTTATTGGATTGCATAGAACCCGTTAACCGCATCCATCTATCCAGTTGGCTTGCTGCTACGTAGAGTGTGGACACGTGGAGGTCAGCTAGCTAGGTGGTAGTTACCACTGCTTGTAGAtaaaaaaaaaatatatatatatagttataAATTCAAAGGTTCTATAATTGATCATTACATAAAGAAGTTTTGGTTTCAAATTACCATTGTTTTTAAGGCGTCCCGCCTTGGACGCTTAGGCGACGCTTAGGCGATAAGGCGCCCCCCAGCGCCTTACAGATATGCCCGCCTTAGGTGCTTAGGCGTCCGCCTTAGGCGCTTAGGTGTCGCCTAGGCGATAAGGCGCCCCCCAGCGCCTTAGGTTgccttaccgccttaaaaactATGGAAATTACATTAGCATTTCTTAAAACTTGTTCGACTGAATCGAAGAAGCTAAGTGTTGAACACCGTACGTAAACAATTTTGATCATTGTAATTCCATTTCATACATTCATATGTATTATCCatgcaacaactaatgtcattagtCCCTTAAAATTCAAGTCCAGCCGAACCCCTACCGCCTATAGCCAAATTTTAGGGAAGTGCAAAAATACTCACTCCAGCAGAGGTCCTATCCCGATCGCTCCAGGGCTCCCTCGATCGCTCCCTCCAGGGCGATCAGGGGGCCAACCCCAGTGCcccggccgccgccccctccccctctcctccacCTCGTCGTCCCCAGAGACGTGCGCCGGCTAAGCCTAGGCGCCGCCGATGATGGGGACGGCGGGGATATAGGCTACAGCCCCGCGATCTGGAGGGACCGGCGGCGCGAGATCTCCCTTCGGTCTTCGTCTTTTCCGGCGGTTCGGCGGTGCTCCGGCGGCTTCGTGGGGAGGGCGGATCAGGGGGGGATGTGGCCATGGTTGACTGGTCGGCGGCGCCTCCGGTCAGATCTGATCTGGCCGGTGCCGCTGGCGGTGGTGGCCATCTCCTCCAtcggaggtggtcggcctgaggctggatGGTCCGATCTCGAGATCCGCCATCTAGTTCCGGCAGCGAGTCAGGaagacatagttgccggtgaaaaccgagccgatggcAGGCGATGGCAGCGTCTgcatcgttaccttgatgaaggcatcgccgtgtaactactgtcgacccactcgtgctgctccaggggaaaccctaagatctggtcttccagatcggacgatggcggtacTGCGGTGTcgttttctctcttgggagcatcgtttgtggagcagagctggaagacagaggcaggaggtggagcggcttcgtcttgcacggagctttcgGTCGATATGTCAAGTCATGCTTGCCGACAGGTGGTACGCTGTgttatgcctggtcggcaggtgctacgcacgacagatctttcaGAATCTTCGTGGCTGGACGGACGAGCGCGGGGTGGtgacgccgtggtggcgtcgacggatggatggactggcaaggatgatgcagatctctctcctgaagatgggtcaacggttcgatgatgatggcggcgtctaaaacgtgtgcatgtggtgTATGCTTTAGGTCTGCTGCACCGGCTGTGCGTTTCGATACGTTATGTGGATGGATTGGCGACGGCACCGGTTTTAGATACGGggagtgagagcactccacattatggagttttgtaggtgtgagtggtggcttcGGGTGGCTTGATGTATGTTCTTGTTAGACCTATGTTGAATAATAAATAAAGATGGctgtatgcatcgattgatgcagaggccgggggtcttaaCCTCCTCNNNNNNNNNNNNNNNNNNNNNNNNNNNNNNNNNNNNNNNNNNNNNNNNNNNNNNNNNNNNNNNNNNNNNNNNNNNNNNNNNNNNNNNNNNNNNNNNNNNNNNNNNNNNNNNNNNNNNNNNNNNNNNNNNNNNNNNNNNNNNNNNNCAAAAAAAAAGCATAGGCCCTATCCCACCTTCTATTCTGAGGGTATCCGGTAAACAGAGCTCGGGACACCTCATCTTTGGGCTCCCTTGGCGCCCCGACCCTTGCGCTAACCATTTTTTATTCGAGAAGTGCTAATCATAATTATGTCCTAATCCATCCTAACTTGGTGTCAACCTACAGATAAGATTGGGGCGTTTGTGTGCTATGATTGTATCCTAATAATAATTATGTGTTAATCAATGGTAGTTGGTGCTAATCATTTCTTCTCAGGTCTTATCTTAATTGCAATTAATAATTATGATGTTGATTGATGTTTTGGATGTGGGTCAGTACCATTAGAATACTATATAAAGGTAAAAGCCCCTATGTGGAGATATAGGGGGTTGTGTTTTCGGGGCTCTGCTTGACTTGCTCTAAAGTCATGTTTCAAGCACCACACCAATTCAAGATTCGTATAGACTTGCTTGAATGGGCATCATTCGGGCCACAAATGAGTTTAGCCACAGAGCTAGAACAGAACCCTTGTTGAGAACTTTCAGCATGAAATTGGCAAAGTTCAGTTACAGTTTTGGATTTCTGACCCTATCATCACCAAGTCACTTGGTTTATCAAGTGGCCAAGTCGGAGTTGCTCATGTTAGCATCGTTGATTTAAAATACTTATCAGGAAGGAGTGACTTCAACACAGAAATAGACGTGGCCAAGTTAGGCAAAAAGTTGATTGCAAAGGCTGCACCTCTTTGTACAGTTTCCTTTATATCGGGAgaaaatcatacatactggtgACCCCCCTAGAAAGCAAGGTAGTACTATAATTTTTTCTGTTGAGAAAGGTATTTTTTTCCGACAAGGAGGATGACCACCGGGCATCAGGACGATGCATGCAGACATTTTATTAACTATTCAcctagaccttacaaagtaatacatcaataaGTCCGAAGCCACCATCTCGGCAACATCTGTCACTACTCCTTTCAACTTGATGAGGGATGCAGATTGTCTGAGCCGCATACCAAGACCTCACATCAAAGCCAACATCTGAAGCCGGAGGGCCCAACCAAGCTGCattgccgggtctggggcacacaccaCTGGTCCAGCGCACTCTCAGTGGTCACCGCATGCGCACGCTGCAGAGGCCGCCACCATCGTCTTCCACTAATTCATCTTCAGAGCAGGTACTGACGCATCAACCTTACCAGGCCTGCCCTCGACACCACCACAGTGCCAGACAACGCCACCTCCCTATGCGCGTCCATCTTTCTCAACTTTTTTCTGATTCGGATGTATATACACACTTTAGGTGTTTGTTCATATTTGAGTCCGTACGTAGTCCATatcgaaatatccaaaacatcttatatttaagtacagagggagtacaatttaACGCATCCACACAAATCTTCTTTTACAAAACAAAAGCTAAAAATAGTTTATTTAGCCAACTGGCCTAATCCAATTGGGGATTAATAGTTCCAGAAGATATATTTTGATCATGATAGACAGGTACTGGGAGTCATTTCTTAGTTTAGCATAAGCTGTTATCAATACACGTCAGTCACATAATATCAATACACGTCAGTCACATATATAATTTATAATGGCATAAAGCAAAGAGAGTCCCGGACGGCTCTTGTTTCGGTGGTCTAAGAAGTGAAAAAGACCTCTCAACAAGAGCAAGCATAACTCCCTTAGCCTGAAGAGTTGAACGTACTGGGATTTTGGAACACTTGCTAGAAGCTTTCAAACCTCCACTGCATTTTCAGTCGTACACCAGAACAGTGCTACTGCCCACTGATATCAAGAATCAACCTGGAAGTGGGCTATGCGCGTTCACTAGAATGGCCACGACAGCACAAAACTCAAAAAGATAGACACGCCTGGTCTGATGCCCCCGTCGGTCGACATGaatggcaggcaggcaggcaggacaGGGACGAGCACATCACGTCAGCTGCTGAGTGCTGACACGGAGCGCGCACGGCACAGCAAGAGGCAAGAGAGAAGAGACGATCGAGCATCAGGTTTGCACCAGTATCTGCACAAACAACGATACAGATGGAATCGGCATCCAAAGGAGAAATTGCCGGTGTGGCTCCAATTCTCGACACGGAGCGACGCGAGTTTTTCTTGGCGCTAGGAAACCCGGTCGCTCACAAGCAGTCACATTTGGACCAACTCGCGCTACGCTACTGTTGTTGCAGCAGAGCAAGACAGGGGCAAACATATAGGTACAGTAGAAACAAGagcgcaagcaagcaagcaagcgagCGAGAGGATTTACCTTGCGAGGGGTGGGTGCGCGGGAAGGCGGCGACGGGGATGTCCTCGAAGCAGGAGTTGAGCTTCTCCGACGGGGACAGCTGCGGCTGCGCCACCTCCCACAGGTCCTCCACCCGGTGCCCGATCTCCGCCTCCGGGCTCCGCGGGCTGTCCGTCTCCATCTCCTCTCCCCAAACTCGGCGTCCTCCGCCTCCCCCACTCTGTCTCCCCCTTCTTGGCCGGACCGGAGTACTTCCTCCTGGATTCTCCCAACAGCTCTGTAAATAACTGCgcgatctctctctcctcttctGCTTGCTGCTACGCGCGGGGAAATGCAAGAGATATATTAAACTCTAAGCCAAATTGCTGCGTCGACGGATGCGAACCCGCTGATACTAATAATACTGGCACTCCGCCTCCGCAGTCAGTGTAGTGGATCCTTGTTCTTATCTCTGCGAGTCTAAACTGTCAACGCGAGAGGGGGGCCCGCGTGCGAGTGCGAGGACGTGCTGCTCTCCGCGGCGTGCGTCCACGAAGCACGCTGACAGGAGGGGAGCACAATATAGAGGGACCACATGTCATCGATGCTGCTCGAGATCGAGCTTTGTCCTTCCAAGTCTGTTTCTGGCGACCAGACGAGCAAAACCGCTGCGGCGaggattttttgtccaaaaggacccctGCCGAACGCTATTGTCAAAAAAGACTATCTGCAGATAAAAACGTCAAAAAGGACCCCCTGACTAGTGGCGGCGGgtgcggcaggcgacacgtggcacctgccgccacgccagGAGGCGGCGGGCCCAGCCGCCACCGCAGGAGGCGGCCGCGCGGTGCACAACGGGTTCTTGCACAGTGCAGTAGCTGGGACGGAACGGGCCAGGAGCGGTGGGCCCGGCCGCCACTAGGTGAGGCGGCGAGCTCTGCCGCTGTCGCTTCCCGTCCGACAGTCTCAGCTGCGCGCGGGCCGAGGCGTGGGCCAGGCCGCCACCGGAGGAGGCGGCATCTTTCTTCACGCCCGACGCATTTTCCTATTGCAGATGGCGCTGATTCCCGTGTGCAACAGCGACCATTCCCACGAGCGGGAAAATGCACGCTGATGCTTCTTTCGCCCAAGAATCAGTCTTGCTTTAGCTTCTTTTGCCTCAACGGATAGGACCGCACTGTGAGAATCGCTCTGGCTATTGCTTGAGAGGATGCGACGGCATCAGTCACTCGCTGCGGGAATCCAATACTGCGGGAAGCTAttgtgccgacactacagggatcctaAAATTTACTGCTTAATTTTCTCGCCATTATTTATCGTCTGGGCTTATAAAAGGAGACACCGAGGCTCTCGTCCAGCCATCCTTGAAATCGCCACTGCGCAAAGTGTATAACACAATTTTTTTCAGTCGGTATGAGTTTGCCTTGCTCGGATCAAAGCATTAGGCCGAGGAAAATGAAGAACGCAAGTTTGCCTCCTGGGGTGGTAGTCCTGCGATGTTGGTGTGGCgatctttgcaaggtgaaggaggtgacggatttttcagattggttgggcatgaagtttttcatgtgcgccaattatgaggaagatcctgccgtagctatttcagagtacgacaagcctccggtatgctttaaccatcacgaatagatattgttggtatttttattGATTCTTTAGTAACATTCTTGTTTCTTGTTGTAGTCTCCTCTGCCTCTGTGCATGTACTATCATTGGATTGATACGGAGAAGCCGGCTTGGGCAGTGACTGAGATTCGTGAAAGAAGTCGCCGTGCGTGGAATAGTTTATTTGCGGAAGAGCGACGCGAGAAggcggaagctgaggagaaagcagagcaagagagagagagttaaaagaatactatgcggagcaacaccgttttttttgaggaaatgggaaagaaaaacagggaagaggctcgtcgcatggaggagcaggaacgacagcgaaaggaggctcgtgaggcagagaggcagagaaagaaagaaagggctcgtcaggccaaggcagcagaagaagctggcgatggaaaaggaaaatatccacGCTGGACTCAGTAGATTCCTGTGGTAGTATTTAAAATTCCGCAATCATTTGTATCTTTATTTCTGCACTTTAATGTAGCTTTATTTCAGGAGTTAAATGTAGGTATATTCCTACAatgtatcttattttcagttgtGCCGTGTCGTAATGGAAAAAAAAATATAGTTTAAGAATAAAGTAGTGGcattttctttccctccactaatatcgaacatcgtgcaacaactacaaaataaaattaagatagaacataatgccctacaataacagagtacaaactaataatgcaagtacatccgaattaaacggtagaactggaataaaactacatgaaggcatcatcgtcatcctccatcgatgcagaactcttgcccttcgaggatgtagaactcttacccttggacgatgcagaactcttactcttcgaggatgcagtactcttgcccttagacgatgcagaactcttgccctttgatgatgcagcacccggaagcggcggcatgaagatatcatcttcatcctcgctctcctcagtccataaaaatggatgcaTTTCTGtagtccttctgaaagtttcactcttcggctccactacattcttccaccttgcatgcaacctaagaagttctttacgtacctcctcataggtcctttcagaccacccagacctacgtaattggtgagtcaactcattcattatggtgtcactactggtgagttcgtcccatggaactatcccattgtccatcctgaaatcggtagctagcctcagaagagtcctgctcatcccagggtgaaaactacgatcgaaaggataatgggacatctcgactacactacactcgaatgcttatccacctccgtctgaagggggttttataggtagagaggagaaaatggcgggaaagaacgagtgcagtatggcgggaaagggttggcgggaacatatggcgggaaacgagtggcgggaagatatggcgggaaggggttggcgggaaacgggtggcggaacatatggagggaaagcgttggcgggaaaatattgaggggaaagCGTTGCCTGAAAATATTGAAGGGAAAGCGTTGACTGGTGCATTTTTATTTCAGCAAACATAGATGTTCAAATCGAAAAGTCTGATACACACATATATAGATACAATGGGTCGCGCACGTGCATAGATGAATCACCCTACTTAACGACGACCACCTGGCCTTTTCTTACGACCGGAAGGCGACAAGCGATTAGGTGGTCGGGTCACACGAAGACCGCGGCCGTACTCCACTTCGGCTTCATGTGTCTGCGAGTCCTGCGTAGGTGGTGGAGTCGCGAATCCTTGTTGCGAACCTGAAGCGTAATTGTAGGCGTATGGTTGTGACTCCGGGGGGATAAAATATGGGCCAATAACATCCCCTCCGAAGAACTCTGTAACTAATGATGTAACCGTGTCGccaagatcatgtgatgctcccCGGAGGCCTGTGTTGACGCCATGATCATGTGATGCTCCTCGGAGGCCTGTGTTGACGCCGCGTTGGGTGTTCTCATCGCCCCAATTAACATCAGGTGTGTCCTGCACATAGAAACATTTTAAACAAACTGTTAGAGGATAATATATGATATCATTGTAAATGCATTGAAATGTAAACATGACTACCTGAGCATATCCCTCTCCTATACTGTCTGGCCATTGTACTTGGTGCTGGTTTAAATCTGGTACACGAGTCTCCTCGGGCATGGGGATCCCTCGCGTGGAGAGAAACGGCTGAGAtccctcaccttgggtgtatgcATCATATCCTGTGTACGCATATGGGTTAGGGGAAAGAAACTGCTCGGGCATCGAATCCAAGCCCGTGCCATGGTCCTGAGATGTTTGCCCCTGACGAAGCTGCATCGAAGAAGAGCGATGCAGTGGCAGAGATGAGTCATGTCGTGGCAATGTCGTTCTAGTACTCGGACCCTCCCCCCATTGCTCATGGCTCGTACGCGCCTCGCTCGGTCTGGACGATGGTGCCGCACTCGGTCTGGCTGACCTCGCTACCGGCATGTATGCTCCAGTGGCAACGTCGTCGCCTCTACCGCATCTGAACTTCTTTGCCACGAATTGTTGCAAAAGTTTCTGGAAAGTCTTGCGATATGGGCCCTGGGCCGGCATGCTATCCGTAGCCATCTGCCCTACTTCGTTGACATTTTCAAGCTGAACAATATTTGGATGTTATTTAGTTCCAATGATTATGAAATGATGGACCTAAAAAAGTTACAAGTGATTACCAGGTGGTCACGATAGTAAGCTGCATGCAGCTCAACATGTCTCCGTGCCTGCTCCTCTTGTGTGAGATGTGTTGGTATAGTAGCTGGCTGACTGGCCAGGCTAGCACGTGTGTTCATGCAGTACCACTGCTTGTACGCTTGATCTGTACTTCCATCGTACGGCCTGCAAAATTAAATAATTACATAAACCGTTGTGATGAAAGCAAAGCATCTTCACGCATCGTATGATCATCGTAAAAAAATAATGTACATAAAATATACCTAAGTTGACGCACTATATCTGCTAGCGCTTCATTTGTCCACTTTTGTACCCATTCACTGTTCTCTTCCCTCCAATCGTATAAACTCCAACCCCTGCCCATATTGGTTAGTCTGCAAATTATGTAACAAAGTGTGAGTTTAGTAAATTAAAAATGACACTAACTATTTAGGGATGTCACATCTTACTTATGTGTTTCCTCATCGATACGTCTGAGAAAAGGTGGTGGAATTTCTTGATAGAGACCGAACTGTCTCATTACACGCTCTGGGTTGTAAGGTTCAACACACCACAGGAACAATAAGTTGCAGCGAGTCAGCCAGAATGCACTATCGGTCAACATGCCTGGTGTGAAGTGTCGAGCATCAAAGACCATTTTTAGCTGGTCCTGAGTCCACGGGTTCCATGTGACTTCTGCCTCATCAAGTATCTCAAACTGCTGGTGGTACATAGGGTAACAATTTTTCGCAATATCTGGAGACCAACGTTTCCGTGCCTTTGTCCACCTGGTGGCCATAGTTGC is a window of Triticum dicoccoides isolate Atlit2015 ecotype Zavitan chromosome 2B, WEW_v2.0, whole genome shotgun sequence DNA encoding:
- the LOC119360929 gene encoding uncharacterized protein LOC119360929; translation: MQLRQGQTSQDHGTGLDSMPEQFLSPNPYAYTGYDAYTQGEGSQPFLSTRGIPMPEETRVPDLNQHQVQWPDSIGEGYAQDTPDVNWGDENTQRGVNTGLRGASHDHGVNTGLRGASHDLGDTVTSLVTEFFGGDVIGPYFIPPESQPYAYNYASGSQQGFATPPPTQDSQTHEAEVEYGRGLRENASGVKKDAASSGGGLAHASARAQLRLSDGKRQRQSSPPHLVAAGPTAPGPFRPSYCTVQEPVVHRAAASCGGGWARRLLAWRQVPRVACRTRRH